A single window of Gavia stellata isolate bGavSte3 chromosome 14, bGavSte3.hap2, whole genome shotgun sequence DNA harbors:
- the SLC6A14 gene encoding sodium- and chloride-dependent neutral and basic amino acid transporter B(0+) — MGMLSLPGFLSCGKKKDFSLSNEKDAHTSGSDENLERGNWSNKGDYLLSMVGYAVGLGNVWRFPYLTYQNGGGAFLIPYTLMLALAGLPLFFMECSLGQFASLGPISVWRILPLFQGVGITMVIISTFVAIYYNVIIAYALYYLFASFQKVLPWSECFSWADEFCSKTRLVSDCNATLDGEIIHANYSFITSNNLTCLNGTMNYKPVQFPSEQYWNKVALQRSSGLDETGNIVWYLALCLLLSWMIVAAALFKGIKSSGKVVYFTALFPYVILLILLVRGATLEGALDGIEYYIGRQSNITKLMEAEVWKDAATQIFYSLSVAWGGLVALSSYNKFNNNCYSDAILVCVTNCATSVFAGFAIFSILGHMAFVSERPVSEVVDSGFDLAFVAYPEALSKLPVSPLWSFLFFFMLLLLGLDSQFATIETLTTTIQDIYPEVMKKLRIPVTLGVCILLFFLGLICVTQAGIYWVNLIDHFCAGWGILIAAVLEIIGIIYIYGGNRFIEDIEMMIGKKSRLFWLWWRVCWFFITPVLLMAILVWSLVTFSPPTYGSVLYPTWGTAVGWCMIIFCVIWIPIIAILKIVKAEGNLCQRIVSCCRPAANWGPYLECHRGERYSHVVDPKKEKEHEIPTVSGFVYTQQ, encoded by the exons ATGGGGATGCTCAGCCTGCCGGGCTTCCTCTCCTGCGGGAAGAAGAAG GACTTCAGTTTGTCAAATGAAAAAGACGCCCACACCAGTGGCAGCGATGAGAACTTGGAGCGTGGCAACTGGTCAAACAAAGGCGACTACTTGCTCTCTATGGTGGGCTACGCTGTGGGCCTGGGCAACGTCTGGAGGTTTCCCTACCTCACCTACCAGAATGGCGGAG GTGCTTTTCTAATCCCGTACACCCTGATGTTGGCATTAGCTGGCTTGCCCTTATTTTTCATGGAATGTTCTCTTGGCCAGTTTGCCAGTTTAGGGCCAATTTCTGTCTGGAGAATATTACCATTGTTTCAAG GAGTGGGCATCACGATGGTCATCATCTCAACATTTGTGGCGATCTACTACAACGTTATCATTGCTTATGCACTCTACTACTTATTTGCCTCATTTCAAAAAGTGCTACCGTGGTCAGAGTGCTTTTCCTGGGCGGATGAGTTCTGCAGTAAAACACGATTAG TAAGTGACTGCAATGCAACCTTAGATGGAGAAATCATTCATGCAAACTACTCGTTCATCACAAGCAACAATCTCACGTGTCTGAATGGCACCATGAACTACAAACCAGTGCAATTTCCCAGTGAGCAATACTGGAA TAAAGTGGCTCTTCAGCGCTCGAGTGGGTTGGACGAGACCGGTAACATCGTGTGGTACCTGgctctctgcctcctcctgtcCTGGATGATTGTTGCAGCTGCACTGtttaaaggaataaaatctTCTGGAAAG GTCGTCTACTTTACAGCACTCTTCCCGTACGTCATCCTGCTGATCTTGCTGGTGCGAGGTGCCACCCTGGAAGGTGCTCTGGATGGCATCGAATACTACATTGGGAGACAGTCCAACATCACCAAGCTGATGGAGGCAGAG GTTTGGAAAGATGCAGCCACACAGATATTCTACTCCCTGTCTGTGGCGTGGGGCGGGCTTGTTGCTTTGTCTTCGTACAATAAGTTCAACAACAACTGCTACTCGGATGCTATTTTAGTTTGTGTAACCAACTGTGCCACCAGCGTATTTGCTGGGTTTGCGATATTCTCTATCTTGGGACATATGGCATTCGTGTCCGAGAGACCCGTCTCGGAGGTCGTGGACTCAG GATTTGATCTGGCATTTGTAGCCTACCCAGAGGCTCTCTCCAAGTTACCAGTTTCTCCTCTGTGGtccttcttgttttttttcatgctcCTGCTCTTGGGCCTTGACTCTCAGTTTGCCACCATAG aaacaCTTACAACCACCATACAAGACATATATCCTGAAGTGATGAAAAAGTTAAGAATCCCTGTAACCCTGGGTGTGTGCATATTGCTCTTCTTTCTTGGTCTTATCTGTGTTACTCAG GCAGGAATTTATTGGGTTAACCTAATAGATCACTTTTGTGCTGGATGGGGAATCCTTATCGCAGCTGTTTTGGAGATAATAGGCATCATCTACATTTACG GAGGAAACAGGTTCATTGAAGACATTGAAATGATGATTGGAAAGAAGAGCCGTTTATTCTGGCTGTGGTGGAGAGTGTGCTGGTTTTTCATTACTCCTGTGCTGTTAATG GCAATTTTGGTCTGGTCTTTAGTCACGTTTTCACCTCCCACTTACGGCTCAGTGTTATATCCAACCTGGGGAACCGCTGTTGGCTGGTGCATGATTATTTTCTGCGTCATCTGGATTCCTATCATCGCTATTCTAAAAATAGTTAAAGCTGAAGGAAACCTCTGTCAG cGCATTGTAAGCTGCTGCAGGCCTGCTGCAAACTGGGGTCCCTACCTGGAATGTCACCGAGGAGAAAGATACAGCCATGTTGTAGATcccaaaaaggaaaaggaacacGAGATTCCTACTGTGTCTGGTTTTGTATACACTCAACAATGA